ATTTTATGCTACACCCAAACAGTCAGCCCAGCTTAAGGGATAACTACCTCTATTGCATTGTTGATCATTTCAAATTGGATTGGATACAGATCTAAAATTTCTCCATCTGCATTGATTTTCTCTTTCTTTTTACCATTCTCCATTAAAAACTCTATATTCTTTCCCTTATAAAATTTTACTTCTTTAAATTTCACATGATTCCCTTTAAATATTGTAGGTAAAAGAAACAACAATTTTAACTTCGGCATTTTTCGTACGATACAGATATCAAATTCTCCATCTGAAAAACTGGACTTCGGAGATATTTTCATACCGCCCCCATAATAGGAGCCATTGCATACGGCAGCCAACATAATCTCTTCCTCATAAATAGCGTCATCAATGACCAATTTTGTTTTAAAGCTTTTAAAGTTTATAAGGGATTTAATTGTCCCTATAACATAGGAATAAGTGCTGGAAAAATATTTTTTTATCCGATTTGTTTCATCAGCAATTAAAGCATCTAATCCGATGCTTGAAATATTGATAAAGTATTCCTTATTGATCTTTCCTAAATCTATCGTTATACTATTTCCTTTGACCAAACTCTCTATGGATTCCCTTATATCCCTTGGGAGATTCAGCGTTCTAGCAAAATCATTTCCTGTCCCAGCAGGTATAATCCCTAATTTTTGCTTGCTTCCAACCATACCGTTGATTACCTCATGAAGTGTTCCATCTCCACCAACAGAAACAATGGTGGAAAAATCGGTATGTCTAGCTTCTTCTGCAATCCGCTTTCCTTCGCCCACCTTTTCTGTTTTCCTTATTTCATAAGTGTAGTGATATTCCTTCATCACTTCCTCTATTAAAGGTATGATTTTATCACCGTTACCCTTTCCTGCAACTGGATTCACTATAAATAAAAAAGACAACCTACGCACCTACCCTACTTGGCGAGAACTTCTGTTTCCCTTTAAATCCACTCTATCGAGGGCATTTACCTTCGCTCTTTCTAAAGCTTGAAGTTCTTCCACAGATAGACTATAATTCGATACACCATTTTTTACTGGCTTTGCATAAGAAACAGTTTCTATTCTTCCATAAATACCTGTTATAATAATTCCGTCATTATTTTCATCTAATAAAGCAATTGAATAGCTTAAATCACTTCCTGTATCATCGAAGGCATTGTACCGAATAATTCCTACCCTTTGAACACAGAAGCTTAATCGATTGTTAAAGATTTCTAGTTTTCCTTCAAATTGATTCAAACGCTGGTGGACATCCTCTATTTTATCTAAATGCTCAAATAAAATGGACTCTATTTGCTTACCGTCAGTTCCTCTTACAAGTTTTCTATATTTCTCTTTTAAATTTGAGCTGATTCCCATATTTATAATTAAAAATATAATAGTCAAGATATTCAGTCCTAAGCTTGCTATAAATAATATGTCCCTGTATTCTTCTAGTATATTTGTGATGAACGCCATTTGTATCCTCCCTTCCAATATCAACTATAATCATACTATAAACTATACCTATTCGACAATATATAAGTTTTTCCTCTATTTATAGTTTATATTTTCTGTAATTTCTACCACGAAAAACCATGTGTAAAGAGGTTAAAAGCTTTCTTTACACATGGTCTTAGTTTTGGCTATTTTTAAATGATATTAATTTTTTCTTACATCCCCTGGCCCTTACTGAACTGAATCTACATTTATATTTCTTTACAAATTTCTTTGATGGCCTCTACTGCCCTATCGATATCTTCTTTCGTATTAAAATAACCAATGCTGAATCGAACCGTTCCCTGCTCAAAGGAACCGATGGTTTTATGAGCCAGGGGTGCACAATGAAGACCGGATCGTACTGCAATATTAAAAGCCTGATCCAGTACGAAGGCAATTTCAGAGGAATCTTCCTCTCCAATATTAATAGAGATGACAGCGCCTTGCTTCTCTGAATCCTTCGGACCATAAACCTTTACCTGCTCTATTTGCGCTAAGGCTTCAATAAAATATTGAGTCAGCTCTTTTTCATGATTTCTTATTTTTTCTATACCCTCTTTTAATATAAATTCGATGCCTGCACCTAATCCAACAATGCCCGGTGTATTGGCAGTACCACTTTCATAGCGATCCGGCAGCATCTCAGGCTGTGTCAGCTCTTCTGACTTGCTTCCCGTACCTCCTTCTTTAAAGTGCAGTACATCCAGCCCTTCTCTGATATAGAGTATTCCTGTTCCCTGGGGACCCATAAGGCCTTTATGTCCTGGTACACCCAATAGATCGATATTGAGTTTGTTCACATCAATTTCATAAATTCCCGCAGTCTGAGCAGCATCGACTAAAAACAAAACACCTGCTTCCTTGGCGATTCTTCCCACCGCTTCTATAGGCATCAATGTTCCTGTCACATTGGAGCCATGAGTTAGGGCAATGAGCTTCGTATTGCTTCGAATAGCCCTTTTTATATCTTCAGGGTCGATAACACCCTCAGCGTTACATTGAATGATGGTATTTTCTACTCCTATTTTTTCTAAAGCTGTAATTGGTCTTAATACAGAGTTATGCTCCATTGTTGATGTAATTACGTGGTCACCCTTTTTTAAAACGCCTTTTATGGCTAGGTTTAAGGAATCCGTTGCATTTGAAGTAAATATAATTTGCATTGGGTTATCTATATTAAATAAAGTCCCTATTAATTCTCTCGTTTTTAAAATAGCTCTACCAGCTTCCAACGACAATCTGTGTCCAGATCTTCCTGGATTAGCTCCAGCATTTTTCATGTGATCTATCATAGCATTGTATACGTTTTCTGGCTTTGGATAGGATGTAGCCGCATTGTCTAAATAAATCAAATTATTCCCTCCCATCTTTCATTACTGTAATAAACCGATTATTCGATCTAAATCCTCATCGTTATAATATTCTATTTCTATTTTTCCTTTTTTGTTCCCTTTAATAATATTTACCTTCGTTCCAAATATGGATCGAAGGCTCTCTTCGATTGCTGCCACATGGATATCTTTATTCTCATTCTTAGTTTTCTTATGATTTTCTTTTATCGCATTATTTAAATTCTTAACCAGTTCCTCTACCTGTCTTACACTTAAGCCTTCGCTTATTATTTTCTCTGCAAGAAGATACTGCCGATCTAAGGGCTCTATGCTAAGGATGGCTCTGCCATGACCACCACTTAGTTTTCCTTCGATAATGAAGTCGATCACCCTCTGATCTAGACGAAGAAGTCTTAATATATTGGCCAAGTAGGAGCGGCTTTTCCCTAAGGCTTCCGATAATTCTTCCTGTGTCACCTTATATTGCTGTATTAAATACTGGTATGCCAGAGCTTCCTCAATTACATTTAAATCCTGCCTTTGTAGATTTTCAATGAGGGATACTTCTAATAATTGTTTCTCACTATAATTTTTTACAATGCAAGGAACTTCCTTTAGGTCGATTAATCTCGATGCCCTTAGTCTTCGTTCCCCTGCTATTATCATATATCCCTTTGCAGTTTTGGATACAATTAATGGCTGTATAATGCCATGAATTTTTATAGAATTGGCTAGTTCTTGGATACTCTCTTCGTTAAAGCTTTTCCTCGGTTGATTTGGATTGGGGTATATTTTATGGATAGAAATTTGTTCTATTTTTTCCGTTGTCACATCTTGTTCGATTTCATTGAAACTTATCATGTCTGGAATAAGAGCCTCTAATCCCTTACCCAGCCCTCTTTTTTTCCCTTTTACCATCTATATCACATCCTCTTCTAAATCTAAAAATTCCTCTGCTAGTTCTGTATAGGCTTCCGCACCCTTTGATCTTGCATCATAATAGATGATGGGTTGCCCAAAGCTGGGTGCCTCTGCCAATCTGACGTTTCTCGGTATAATTGTGGTATAGACCTTGCCCCTAAAGTAATTTTTAACTTCATCTACTACTTGAATGGAAAGGTTTGTCCTACCATCGAACATGCTCAGTACAACCCCTTGAATCTCTAAAGAAGGGTTTAAATTCTTTTTGATCAGCTGTATGGTATTCATCAGTTGACTTACACCTTCCAATGCATAATATTCACATTGTATCGGGATTAGGACACTATCCACTGCCGCTAAAGAGTTGATGGTCAATAACCCTAAGGATGGTGGACAATCGATAAAAATATAATCGTAATCCGCTCTGATTTCATCAATAGCCTTTCTTAGCTTTATTTCTCTATTTTTCATGCCTGTCAGCTCTATTTCAGCACCTGCTAACTGTACGCTGGAAGGAATCAGGTGTAAATTTTCATATTCTGTAGGGAGGATCGCCTCTTTGATATTGGTTTCTCCAATGATAATATCGTAAATCGTATTTTCTAAGGTGTTTTTATCCACTCCTAATCCACTGGTTGTATTTCCTTGTGGGTCTATATCAATAACGCAGACTTTTTTCCCTTTTTCAGCAATACATGCACTTAAATTCACATTGGTGGTGGTCTTACCAACGCCACCCTTCTGGTTAAAAATAGCAATTACCTTTCCCAATTTTCTTCCCCCTTTAGGCTTAGAAGTTTTGATACTATCTAGTTCTATAAAAATTTCAATTAACCTTCTCGTTTTACAAATTTGATTTGTCTAAATATGGTTTTAAAATTAAGCACATGGATCAAGTTCCCTCATAATTCGAGATGTTTCCATATATCTTTGAAAAAAAAGATTACCATAATAGTAATCTTTTAGCTCTTCGGTATTTTCACTGTGACTTCAATATATTCGCCCTTATCGATTTCTTTAAATTCTGCATTGCCCTGCTTTTCTTTAATGACATCGTAGGCCTGCTTTATGGTATTGATATAGATTCTATAATTCATAAAGCTTCTGATTTTTTGCTTCGGTGTAACCTCTTTTTCTTTGCCAATGTCCTCTAGCATGTTTTTTATCAACTGCTCTGTTTTCTTTACATTGAATTCTTCTTTGATGATCTTGTTTAAAGCTTTCTCCCTAAGCTCATCATCAGGAAGCTTCAGCAGTGCTCTCGCATGTCTTTCCGTCAACCCATTCTCTAATATCTTTTTCTTAATATCCGGCCCTAATCTAAGTATTCTCAATTTATTTGCAATGGTAGATTGATTTTTTCCAACCTTTTCAGCCAGTTCTTGCTGAGTAAAACCATGATCTTCAATTAAATTTGCATAACCCTCCGCTTCCTCTACAAAGTTGAGATCTTCTCTCTGCAAATTTTCTATAATAGCTAAAACCGCTGAATCCGTATCGGTATAACCATGATTGATAATTGCTGGTATGGTTTTTAACTCCGCTAGCCGAGCCGCTCTTAATCGTCTTTCCCCTGCGATTAATTCGTATCGGTCTTCGCCTATTTTTCTGACGCTGATTGGCTGAAGTATACCGTAGGCCTTAATGGAAGCACTTAACTCCTCTAATCCGATTTGGGAAAAAGTCCTTCTTGGCTGATAAGGGTTTGGAATAACCTTCTCTACTAAAATCTCCTCTACTCTTCTCTCTAAACTGTTCATCTATCGTAACCCCTCATTTCCATAGCGAAAATACTGATTTTAATACTATATTTCTATAAAACTTTAGGGACTCCTGCCATTTTTTATATTATTTTATAAAATTCATTCAACAAAATCCCTCAGTCTCCTGTTATTTTATCGGTTCTTTGCTCGGCTTTCCTGCTTTTCTAGGATATTTTGACGGAGTTTGTTTTATTTTCTTTATAACCAGGATATGGTGGGTAATA
Above is a genomic segment from Alkaliphilus oremlandii OhILAs containing:
- a CDS encoding ParA family protein, with protein sequence MGKVIAIFNQKGGVGKTTTNVNLSACIAEKGKKVCVIDIDPQGNTTSGLGVDKNTLENTIYDIIIGETNIKEAILPTEYENLHLIPSSVQLAGAEIELTGMKNREIKLRKAIDEIRADYDYIFIDCPPSLGLLTINSLAAVDSVLIPIQCEYYALEGVSQLMNTIQLIKKNLNPSLEIQGVVLSMFDGRTNLSIQVVDEVKNYFRGKVYTTIIPRNVRLAEAPSFGQPIIYYDARSKGAEAYTELAEEFLDLEEDVI
- the noc gene encoding nucleoid occlusion protein; its protein translation is MNSLERRVEEILVEKVIPNPYQPRRTFSQIGLEELSASIKAYGILQPISVRKIGEDRYELIAGERRLRAARLAELKTIPAIINHGYTDTDSAVLAIIENLQREDLNFVEEAEGYANLIEDHGFTQQELAEKVGKNQSTIANKLRILRLGPDIKKKILENGLTERHARALLKLPDDELREKALNKIIKEEFNVKKTEQLIKNMLEDIGKEKEVTPKQKIRSFMNYRIYINTIKQAYDVIKEKQGNAEFKEIDKGEYIEVTVKIPKS
- a CDS encoding ParB/RepB/Spo0J family partition protein, producing MVKGKKRGLGKGLEALIPDMISFNEIEQDVTTEKIEQISIHKIYPNPNQPRKSFNEESIQELANSIKIHGIIQPLIVSKTAKGYMIIAGERRLRASRLIDLKEVPCIVKNYSEKQLLEVSLIENLQRQDLNVIEEALAYQYLIQQYKVTQEELSEALGKSRSYLANILRLLRLDQRVIDFIIEGKLSGGHGRAILSIEPLDRQYLLAEKIISEGLSVRQVEELVKNLNNAIKENHKKTKNENKDIHVAAIEESLRSIFGTKVNIIKGNKKGKIEIEYYNDEDLDRIIGLLQ
- a CDS encoding diacylglycerol/lipid kinase family protein; its protein translation is MNPVAGKGNGDKIIPLIEEVMKEYHYTYEIRKTEKVGEGKRIAEEARHTDFSTIVSVGGDGTLHEVINGMVGSKQKLGIIPAGTGNDFARTLNLPRDIRESIESLVKGNSITIDLGKINKEYFINISSIGLDALIADETNRIKKYFSSTYSYVIGTIKSLINFKSFKTKLVIDDAIYEEEIMLAAVCNGSYYGGGMKISPKSSFSDGEFDICIVRKMPKLKLLFLLPTIFKGNHVKFKEVKFYKGKNIEFLMENGKKKEKINADGEILDLYPIQFEMINNAIEVVIP
- a CDS encoding DUF4446 family protein: MAFITNILEEYRDILFIASLGLNILTIIFLIINMGISSNLKEKYRKLVRGTDGKQIESILFEHLDKIEDVHQRLNQFEGKLEIFNNRLSFCVQRVGIIRYNAFDDTGSDLSYSIALLDENNDGIIITGIYGRIETVSYAKPVKNGVSNYSLSVEELQALERAKVNALDRVDLKGNRSSRQVG
- a CDS encoding aminotransferase class V-fold PLP-dependent enzyme produces the protein MIYLDNAATSYPKPENVYNAMIDHMKNAGANPGRSGHRLSLEAGRAILKTRELIGTLFNIDNPMQIIFTSNATDSLNLAIKGVLKKGDHVITSTMEHNSVLRPITALEKIGVENTIIQCNAEGVIDPEDIKRAIRSNTKLIALTHGSNVTGTLMPIEAVGRIAKEAGVLFLVDAAQTAGIYEIDVNKLNIDLLGVPGHKGLMGPQGTGILYIREGLDVLHFKEGGTGSKSEELTQPEMLPDRYESGTANTPGIVGLGAGIEFILKEGIEKIRNHEKELTQYFIEALAQIEQVKVYGPKDSEKQGAVISINIGEEDSSEIAFVLDQAFNIAVRSGLHCAPLAHKTIGSFEQGTVRFSIGYFNTKEDIDRAVEAIKEICKEI